In the genome of Triticum urartu cultivar G1812 chromosome 5, Tu2.1, whole genome shotgun sequence, one region contains:
- the LOC125506545 gene encoding DNA (cytosine-5)-methyltransferase DRM2-like produces MAGWTSDSDDSDKFEWDNDGVADSSSAPAMRNFDSPGPSTLGSNEWINGEVLPTSLIERYVVMGFPKEMVMKSIKEIGHSDADALLELLLTYKALDDDDAGGNNHSTSGCILPVVEDDDDLDFENWDGDDDAGGRESSSDDSGYEDFLREMSERDEKIKSLVNMGFSEDEANEAIIRCGVDADICVLVDSVSASRVAEDCHSRNLSDHQVTDRCFNSFGGRKKARLMEESRKKRKRYGGGGQGNRPSLDGSDEDSMPLPNPMVGFNLPGYSGPSVTRMLSKLDTGPPFFYYENVARAPKGEWAKISRNLFDIQPEFVDSLHLCAAARKRGYIHNLPIENRSPLLPLPPKTIFEAFPHYKKWWPSWDTRTHLNCLQTCVASAKLTDRIQRALVSSSNPPTKSVQKYVMDECKKWNLVWVGKNKVAPLEPDEMEYILGFPRDHTRGVGKTQRYKSLGNSFQVDTVAYHLSVLRRMFPNGVRVLSLFTGIGGGEVALHKLGIHMRVVVSVEIGEASKKIFKSWWDQTQTGTLIEIDDVKSLTNDRVASFISQFGGFDLVIGGSPCNNLAGSNRHYRDGLEGKHSALFYDYVRILNFVKSAMGGRRM; encoded by the exons ATGGCG GGCTGGACCAGTGATAGTGATGACAGTGATAAGTTTGAGTGGGACAATGATGGTGTGGCTGATTCCTCATCGGCTCCGGCTATGAGGAACTTTGATTCTCCTGGCCCATCCACGCTT GGTTCTAATGAGTGGATCAACGGGGAAGTGCTGCCTACTTCTTTGATCGAGCGATATGTGGTAATGGGCTTCCCCAAAGAGATGGTCATGAAGAGTATTAAGGAGATTG GACATAGTGATGCAGATGCACTGCTCGAGCTACTGCTCACATATAAG GCACTAGATGACGATGATGCAGGGGGTAATAATCACTCTACTTCTGGCTGCATCCTCCCTGTTGTTGAAGATGACGATGATCTTGATTTTGAGAACTGGGATGGCGATGATGATGCTGGTGGTAGAGAGTCAAGCTCTGATGATTCTGGTTATGAG GATTTTCTGCGAGAGATGTCAGAGAGGGATGAGAAGATCAAGTCATTGGTAAACATGGGCTTTTCTGAAGATGAAGCAAATGAGGCTATTATAAGATGTG GTGTGGATGCTGATATCTGTGTATTAGTTGATTCGGTTAGTGCATCTCGGGTCGCAGAAGATTGTCATTCCAGAAACTTATCTGACCATCAG GTTACAGACAGATGCTTCAATTCCTTTGGAGGCAGAAAGAAAGCAAGATTGATGGAAGAGAGCAGGAAAAAGAGGAAGAGGTATGGGGGTGGAGGACAAGGCAATCGACCTTCCTTGGATGGCAGCGATGAGGATTCAATGCCTCTACCAAATCCAATGGTTGGATTTAACCTGCCTGGTTACAGTGGACCATCAGTGACCCGAATGCTTTCTAAACTAGATACCGGACCACCTTTTTTCTATTACGAAAATGTGGCCCGAGCTCCAAAAGGTGAATGGGCGAAAATTTCAAGAAATCTGTTTGACATTCAGCCAGAGTTTGTGGATTCTCTTCATCTGTGTGCAGCTGCAAGGAAAAGGGGTTACATCCACAATTTGCCAATTGAGAACAGATcgcctcttcttcctctgccCCCAAAGACAATATTTGAGGCATTTCCTCATTACAAGAAGTGGTGGCCTTCCTGGGACACGAGAACACATCTCAATTGCTTACAAACATGTGTAGCAAGTGCAAAGCTGACAGACCGGATCCAGCGTGCTCTTGTAAGCTCAAGCAATCCGCCGACAAAAAGTGTTCAAAAATATGTCATGGACGAGTGCAAAAAATGGAATCTTGTCTGGGTTGGGAAAAACAAGGTTGCCCCATTGGAGCCTGATGAGATGGAATATATACTTGGTTTCCCAAGGGACCACACAAGGGGGGTTGGCAAGACACAGCGATACAAGTCTCTCGGCAACTCATTTCAAGTTGATACAGTTGCTTACCACTTGTCAGTGCTGAGGCGCATGTTTCCCAATGGTGTTCGTGTGCTGTCCTTATTCACCGGtattggaggaggagaggtagcTCTGCACAAGCTTGGGATCCACATGAGGGTAGTGGTTTCGGTTGAGATAGGTGAAGCTAGTAAGAAGATTTTCAAAAGTTGGTGGGATCAGACCCAGACAGGCACATTGATTGAGATTGATGATGTGAAATCTCTCACAAATGATAGAGTTGCATCATTTATTAGTCAATTTGGTGGCTTTGACTTGGTGATTGGGGGCAGCCCATGTAACAATCTTGCCGGAAGCAACCGACACTACCGTGATGGCTTGGAGGGCAAGCACTCAGCTTTGTTTTACGACTATGTCAGAATCTTGAATTTCGTCAAGTCGGCCATGGGAGGACGTAGGATGTAG